The genome window GTGGCGGCGCAGTGGGTGGGTTTCGCGGCGGTGTCCGCGCTGGTCGTGTGGCTGGTGGTGGGGTAGATGGCCAACCGTCAGGTCGAACCGCTCGCCTGGCTGGCGTTCAGCGCCGGCGGCGTCGCGGCCGCGATCTTCGCGCCCGTGCTGTTGTTCGTGTTCGGGTTGGCGCTGCCGCTCGACTGGCTGCCACGGCCGGACCGCGCCGAGCTGCTTGCCGTACTCGGTCACCCGCTGACCCGGCTGGTGCTGCTCGGCGTCTGCGTGGCGGCGCTGTTCCACTTCGCGCACCGGTTCAGGTACACGCTCTACGACGGGTTGCAGCTGGCGCGGTACGGCACCCTGATCACGGCGGGCTGCTACGGCATCGCCCTGCTCGGGTCGGCGGTGGCCGCGTACGTCTTCGTGCTCGCGGTGTGACCGGGTGGGGCCGGGGCTGCGGTGCCGACCCCACCCGGTCGGCGGTGGCTACCGCTGCGCGCGGTGGCCGTCGAACTCCATGCTGCGAGTCGACGGGCCATTGGCCGCCCGTGCGGTGCCGCTCACCGCGGACTTGGTGTTGGCGAACGTGAGCGTGGCGTGCGCCGTGGCGTCGGACATCTCGTCGAGCGCATCCATGTTCACGTTGCCGACCATGTCGTACTCCGCCGCGAGCTGCGCGTAGAGCGC of Streptosporangiales bacterium contains these proteins:
- a CDS encoding fumarate reductase subunit D, with translation MANRQVEPLAWLAFSAGGVAAAIFAPVLLFVFGLALPLDWLPRPDRAELLAVLGHPLTRLVLLGVCVAALFHFAHRFRYTLYDGLQLARYGTLITAGCYGIALLGSAVAAYVFVLAV